The Eggerthella guodeyinii sequence CTTCACCGTCAGGCCGTATCCTGCGACGATCTTCTCGAGCGAATTGATCGTCGGATTCCTCTTGCCCAGCTCGATGTCGCCCAAATACGTCTTGTTCATGCCGACCACTAAGCCGAATTCGCGCAGCGACCATCCGCGATCC is a genomic window containing:
- a CDS encoding helix-turn-helix domain-containing protein; protein product: MTNTNVQIGQLLKDLREDRGWSLREFGLVVGMNKTYLGDIELGKRNPTINSLEKIVAGYGLTVKEFFAKMPD